A window of Fibrobacter sp. genomic DNA:
GATCGAGGAGAAGGTTCTGCTTTCCCGCATAGACCGCGACTCCATCGTGGTGACCGACGCCGAGGTGGACCAGCGGGTGAACGCCCACTTGGCTCAGCTGGCCGGTAGCCAGAACATCGACCTTGCCACTCTCGAGAAAGCGATTCGCGCCCAGCTGGGTCTCAGCATGGCCCAGTACAGGGACCGCCTTTCCAAGCAGATTCGTAGCCACATCGAGCTCATGAAGGTCCGTCAGCGCCACGTAGGTGCGATTAGCCCCACCAAGAAAGAGGTGGATGCCTTTTACAAGGCATATAAGGATTCCATTCCGCCCCAGTACAACTGTGTGCTTCTGAGCCACATCCAGATGACCATCCACCCCGACACGGTGATTGTGGATTCCGTGAAAAAGGTGGCGGAGGCTCTGATCGACAGTCTGAACCTGGGCATGAACTTTGAGATTCTTGCGAAGAATCACTCCCAGGACACTTCCGCCGCCAAGGGCGGCGACCTGGGCTATTTCAAGCGTGGGCTTCTGGATCCGGCTTTCGAACGGGCTCTGGACCAGCTGAAGAACGGCCAGTATTCCGCAATCCCCGTGAAGACGGACTTGGGCTGGCATATTGTGCGTGTGCTTGGCCGCAAGGAAGACGGTGTGCGTTCGGCCCATATCTTGCTTCGGACGATTCCTACGGCGGCTGACACTGCGGCGGTAATCCAGCGGGCTGATTCCCTGCAAAAAACCTTGAAGACCAAGGAAGAATTTAGCGCCGCCGCCAAGAAGTTCAGCGAGGACAAGTCCAGCAACTTCCAGGGCGGGCTTCTGGGCTGGTTCCAGCGTAACGAGATGGAACCCGCCTACGTGGAACCTGTGGCAGGATTGAATGTGGGGGAGGTTTCCGAACCCGTGCTCATTGACGGGGCTTACCATCTGTTCCGCTTGGATGATTCCCGCCAGATTCGTGAGCTGAATCTCGAAGAGGATTACGGAAAGATTGAATCCTTTGCGGCATCCCACTTGGAAAACGAGAAGCTGAAAACGCTCATCAAGAAATGGCGGCAAGAAGTCCATGTGGACATCCGCCTGACGGAGTAGTCCAAAGGCAAAGAGCGGGATTGTTCTAGAAACGAGATGATGGCATAGGCATAGCGGAAGGCGCGAACATGATTCACTTCACCCACGTGACGAAATCTTACGAGAAGGACTGGAAGGCCCTCAACAACGTGACGTTCCGTATCAACAAGGGCGAGTTCGTGTTTCTGACGGGGCATTCCGGCGCGGGTAAATCTACGGTGCTGAAGCTGATCTACATGGACGAACGCCCCGACGATGAGCGTGGCGGACAGGTCATGGTGAAGTTCACCGGCGACACCGTTTATGACAGCAAGACCACGCCAGAAAAAAAGATTCAGGCGCTCCGCCGCAAGATGGGAATCATCTTCCAGGATTTCAAGCTGTTGCCCGACAGGAACGTCTTTGACAACGTGGCCCTGGCCCTTCGAATCGTTGGCACTCCTGCAAAGCAGATCAACGCGGCGGTCTTTGACGCCCTTGCCCTGGTGGGCATTAGCCAGAAACGCTTCGCCATGCCTTATACACTTTCGGGCGGTGAGCAGCAGCGTGTGGCCATCGCCCGCGCCATGGTCCACAACCCCTACCTGCTTTTGGCCGACGAACCCACCGGAAACTTGGACCCGGCAAACGCCGAAGACGTGTTCCGTATTTTCAAGGAAATCAACGCCCGCGGCACTACCGTGGTGATGGCGACCCACAACCCCGACTTCTACCTGAACAGCCCTTTCCGCCGCCTGGCTCTTGACCACGGTGAACTACTGAACAGGGATATGATTTAGGGGCTAGGATCTAGTCCATAAGAATAAGTGAGCTGTGGTTGGTGATTAGGAAAGGTGCGGGGTTCGAGTCGCGGCCCTAACGCATTTTGGGACTGGTGTGTT
This region includes:
- a CDS encoding peptidylprolyl isomerase, with translation IEEKVLLSRIDRDSIVVTDAEVDQRVNAHLAQLAGSQNIDLATLEKAIRAQLGLSMAQYRDRLSKQIRSHIELMKVRQRHVGAISPTKKEVDAFYKAYKDSIPPQYNCVLLSHIQMTIHPDTVIVDSVKKVAEALIDSLNLGMNFEILAKNHSQDTSAAKGGDLGYFKRGLLDPAFERALDQLKNGQYSAIPVKTDLGWHIVRVLGRKEDGVRSAHILLRTIPTAADTAAVIQRADSLQKTLKTKEEFSAAAKKFSEDKSSNFQGGLLGWFQRNEMEPAYVEPVAGLNVGEVSEPVLIDGAYHLFRLDDSRQIRELNLEEDYGKIESFAASHLENEKLKTLIKKWRQEVHVDIRLTE
- the ftsE gene encoding cell division ATP-binding protein FtsE, which translates into the protein MIHFTHVTKSYEKDWKALNNVTFRINKGEFVFLTGHSGAGKSTVLKLIYMDERPDDERGGQVMVKFTGDTVYDSKTTPEKKIQALRRKMGIIFQDFKLLPDRNVFDNVALALRIVGTPAKQINAAVFDALALVGISQKRFAMPYTLSGGEQQRVAIARAMVHNPYLLLADEPTGNLDPANAEDVFRIFKEINARGTTVVMATHNPDFYLNSPFRRLALDHGELLNRDMI